From Neisseria cinerea:
ACACGTCTTTAAACGGTACTTTGCCGGTGAAGTGGGTGGTCATCATAATCATGCGCGCCACCCAGAAGAAGATGATTTCGTAACCTGTTACCAAGACATTGGACGGCAGGAAGGCTTTGAGTTCGTCGGTTTCAGACGGCCAGCCGAGTGTGGAAAACGGTACGAGCGCGGAGGAGAACCATGTATCCAATACGTCTTCTTCGCGGGTCAAGCCTGTTTTGCCGGCTTGTTTTTCGGCTTCTTCCTGATTGCGGGCAACGTAAACATTGCCTGCTTCGTCGTACCACGCGGGGATTTGATGCCCCCACCACAGTTGGCGCGAGATGCACCAGTCTTGGATGTTGTTCATCCATTGGTTGTAGGTGTTGACCCAGTTTTCAGGGATAAAGTGTACCGCGCCGCTGTCGACGGCTTTTTTGGCTTTATCGGCAAGGCTTAAGCCTTTGAACTCGCTGTCAGGCTCGCCGCCGTTTGGCGTGGCGGACATGGCGACAAACCATTGGCTGGTCAGCATCGGCTCAATCACTGAGCCGGTTCGGTCGCCTTTCGGCGTCATCAGCGTGTGCGGTTTGATTTCGACCAAGAAGCCTTGTTCCTGTAAATCGGCAACCATTTGTTTGCGCGCGGCAAAGCGGTCCAAGCCTGCGTATTTTTCAGGCAGGGCAAAGCCTGGTTGCGCTTCGCCTTTGAAGTTGAACACTTCGGCGTTTGCCAACACTTTGGCTTCCAAATCGAACACATTAATCAGGCGCGTGTCGTGGCGTTTGCCGACTTCGTAGTCGTTGAAGTCGTGCGCAGGCGTGATTTTCACGCAGCCGGTGCCGAAGTCTTTTTCAACGTATTCGTCGGCAATCACGGGGATGGTGCGGCCGGTCAGCGGCAGGATTAATTCTTTGCCGATTAAGTGGGTGTAACGTTCGTCTTCAGGATTGACGGCTACGGCCACGTCGCCCAGCAGCGTTTCGGGACGGGTGGTCGCCACGATAACGGCTTCGGCGGGATTATCCGCCAGCGGATAGCGGATGTGCCACATAGAGCCTTGTTCTTCCACGCTTTCCACTTCCAAATCCGATACCGCCGTACCCAAAACCGGATCCCAGTTTACCAAGCGTTTGCCGCGATAAATCAAGCCCTGTTCATACAGGCGTACGAACACTTCGGTCACGGTTTCGGCGCGCACGTCGTCCATCGTGAAATACTCGCGCGTCCAGTCGGCAGAGCAGCCCACGCGGCGCATTTGTTGGGTAATCGTACCGCCGGAAACTTCTTTCCATTCCCATACTTTTTCCAAGAATTTTTCGCGCCCCAAGTCATGACGGGACACATTTTGCGCGGCAAGCTGACGCTCGACCACGATTTGCGTGGCGATGCCCGCGTGGTCGGTGCCTGGAATCCAGGCGGTGTTGCAGCCTTTCATGCGGTAGTAGCGGGTCAGGCCGTCCATAATGGTTTGGTTGAAGGCATGACCCATGTGCAGCGTGCCGGTTACGTTGGGCGGCGGTAGTTGGATGGAGAAAGACGGTTTCGTCAAATCCATATCGGGCTGGAAATAGCCTTGGCTTTCCCAGTTTTGATAGTGTTTGGATTCGATTTCGGCGGGGGAGTATTTGTCTAACATATGAAGCCCTGAGAAATAAGATGATTTGATGGTTTGAATTATAGCGCAAATGCCGTCTGAAACGCTTTTGGAGGTTTCAGACGGCATCAAAAGGGTACGTCAGCGGATGATGCCGCGCGTCGATTGTGCGAAAAAGTCTCGGAATACGGCAAGCTCGGCTTGGGTTTCGGCGCGGAGGAGAATGTCTGCCTTGGTTTCTTCAAACGGAATGCCGCGATGGTAGAGGGTTTTGTACACGTCTTTGACGGCGGAAATCTGCTCTGCGGTAAAACCGTTGCGGCGCATGCCTTCGCTGTTGAGCCCTGCCGGTTCGGCGCGGTAGCCCGATGCCATAAAGTAGGGCGGTACGTCTTTGTGTACACCTGCGGCGAAGGCGGTCATGGCGTAGTCGCCAATGCGGCAGAATTGGAAAACCAGCGTGTAGCCGCCCAAAACGACGTAGTCACCGATGGTAACGTGTCCGGCAAGCGAGGCGTTGTTGGCAAAAATGGTGTGGTTGCCGACCACGCAGTCGTGCGCGAGGTGGCAGTACGCCATAATCCAGTTGTCGTCGCCGATACGGGTTTCGCCGATGCCGGTTACCGTGCCTAAATTAAAGGTGGTGAATTCGCGGATGGTATTGCCGTTGCCGATAATCAGCTTGGTCGGCTCGTCGCGGTATTTTTTGTCCTGCGGAATTTCGCCGAGGCTGGCAAATTGGAAAATGCGGTTGTTTTCGCCGATACTGGTGTGGCCGTTGATGACGGCGTGCGGGCCGATTTCGGTATTCGCACCGATTTGGACGTTGGGGCCGATAACGGTGTACGCGCCGACTTTGACGCTGGAGTCGAGTTCGGCTTTGGGGTCGATGACGGCGGTCGGGTGGATGAGGGGCATATTTTGTTCCTTCGGATGGGTATGCCGTCTGAAGGCCTGTGAGGATGTTCAGACGGCATCATGTGCATCAAACCACGCGTTTGGCGCACATAATCACGGCTTCGACGGCGACTTGCCCGTCTACTTTGGCAACGGCGTTGAATTTGCCGATGCCGCGCCGGCTGGTCAGCAGCTCGACTTCAAAGACGAGTTGGTCGCCGGGGATGACTTGGCGTTTGAAACGGGCTTCGTCTATACCGGCGAAGAAGAAGAATTCGTTTTCCTTGCGGCCGCCTTCGCTGAGGATGGCGAGTGTGCCGCAGGCTTGCGCCATCGCTTCGATGATGAGTACGCCGGGCATCACGGGCAGGTCGGGGAAATGACCTTGGAACTGCGGCTCGTTCATGGTGACGTTTTTAATTGCGGTCAGGGTTTTCATCGGCTCGAAGGCGGTGATGCGGTCGAGCTGTAAAAACGGATAGCGGTGGGGGATGAGTTTTTGGATATCTTTGGCTTCGATGGGGAGTTGTACGTCCATGTCTGTCGTATTCCTTGAATAAAGTCGGTTTGGTTATTTGCTGTCTTGACCGGCATCTGAAAGCTGCTGCTCCAGTGTTTTGAGCCGTTTGTTCATTTCGCTCAGGCGGTGGATGTAAACAGCGTTGCGCGCCCATTCTTTATGGGTGGACATCGGGAAGATGCCGGCGAGGTGTTTGCCGCTTTCGGTAATGCTGTGGGTGACGGACGTGCCGCCGCCGATGGTGGTTTTGTCGGCAATTTCGATGTGTCCGACCGTACCGACGCCGCCGCCGATGATGCAGTAGCTGCCTATGGTTACGCTGCCTGAGATGCCGGTTTTGGCGGCGATGACGGTGTGCGAACCGATTTTGCAGTTGTGTCCGATTTGGACTTGGTTGTCGATTTTGGTGCCGTTGCCGACGGTGGTGTCGCTCATTGCGCCGCGGTCGATGTTGGTGTTCGAGCCGATTTCTACGTCGTCGCCCAGCGTTACCGCGCCGGTTTGCGGGATTTTAAACCATGAATCGCCTGCAAAGGCGAGTCCGAAACCGTCTGCGCCGATGACTGCGCCGCTGTGGATTTCGACGCGTCTGCCCAGTGTGCAGCCGTAATAAACGACGGCGTTGGGATGCAGGACGACTTCGTCGCCCAGTTTGCAATCGTGTTGGACGACGGCGTTTGCTAAGATGCGGCAGCCTTCGCCGAGCACGGTGTTTGCGCCGATGTAGGCGTTCGCGCCGATTTCGCAGCTTGCGGGAACGGTCGCACTTTCCTCGACGACGGCGGTCGGATGGATGCCGCCGCGCGCTTTGACGATGGGTGAAAACAGGCGCGCGACTTTGGCGAAATAGAGATAGGGGTCGTCGGCGATAATCAGGTTGCGCCCTTCAAATCCGTCTGCTGCTTTGGCGGAAACGATGACCGCGCCCGCGTTGCTGTCGTGGACTTCGGCTTTGTATTTCGGATTGGCAAGGAAGCTGATGTGTTCCGCCTGCGCGTCTGCGAGCGGGCGCACGGCGGTAACGGAAATGTCTTCCCCTTGCCATTTTCCGCCGAGCTGTGCGGTGATTTGGGACAGGGTGTAGGTGGTCTGGCTCATGGTTTTCCTGTTTGGAATGCCGTCTGAAAGGGGGTTAGTGGGTGTTCATTTCTTTGATGACGCTGTCGGTGATGTCGTATTGGGTGTTGACGTAAATCACGTCTTGCAAAATGAAATCGTAACCTTCCTGTTTGGCGATTTTGACGATGACGCGGTTGGCATTTTGTTGGAGTGCGGCAAACTCTTCGTTACGGCGGAGGTTGTAGTCTTCTTCAAACTGGGCTTGTTTTTTGCGGAACGCTTCGACCATTCCGCGCCATTTTTGTTCGGCTTGCGCCTTTTGCGCATCTTTGAGCTTGCTGCCGGCCAACTGCCTTTCCAACTGAAGCCCTTCGTGTTGCAGTTTTTGCAATTCGTCCTGACGGGCGGAAAATTCGCTGTCCAGCGTTTTTTGGATGTCGCGCGCCTGTTCGGATTCGAGGTAGATGCGCTCGGTGTTGATAAAGCCGATTTTTTGGATTGCGCCGGCATGCGCGCCTACGGTGCAGCACAGGCCTATTAGGACTGCGGCAAGCTTGTCGGTAAAGCGGGTCATGGGAACTCCTTTCGGATGTTGCCGCGAAATGCCGTCTGAAGGGAATCAGACGGCATGTGCGGGATTAGAACGTCGTACCGAGTTGAAATTGGAAGCGTTGGATTTCGTCTTCCGTTTTTTTCTTCAGCGGGTAGGCGTAGCTGAATTTCATCGGGCCCAAAGGCGAGAGCCAGGTTACGGCACCGCCGGCGGAATAGCGCAATTCGTTGGAGAAGGTGGATTTATGCGCGTTTTCCAGGTAAACCGATTTGTTGTTGCCGCTTTCGGCGGCGGTATAGGTTTTGTCGTCCCACACGCTGCCTGCATCGGCAAACAGGCTCAGGCGGACGGTGCGTGCGTCTTTCGCACCCGGCATCGGGAAGAGCAGTTCGGCGGAGACGTTGGCTTTTTTGTTGCCGCCGTAGCTGATCTTGTCGCCGTATTCGTCATAGACTTTCGGACCGAGCGTGCCGCTTTCGTAACCTCGTACCGAACCCAGGCCGCCGCCGTAGAAGTTTTCAAAGAAGGGGATTTCTTTGGTTTTGCCGTAGCCGTTGGCATAGCCGATTTCTCCGCCAAGCATCAGTGTGAAGGTTTTGCTCAGGGGGAAGAACCAGGTTTGGTTGTGTGTGGCGGAGTAGTATTGCAGTTTGCTGCCGGGCAGGGCGATTTCGGCATTGACGCCTGCCAGGTAGCCGCGTGTCGGCCACAGGGCATTGTCGGTCTTGTTGCGTCCCCAGCCGACGGTACCTTTGTACAGCCAGCCTTTGAAGCTGCCGTCTGCGCCGTTGGTTTTGCCGTATTTCTTGATGAAGTCGGCATAGCGTTTGGGCGCTTTGTTGTAGGTGTTGACGGTCAGGTGTTCTGCCGCCAAACCGAAATTTACACGGTCGTATTCGGTAACGGGGATACCCATCCTTACGCCGCCGCCGGCGGTGGTGGTTTTATATTGTTTGACGCTGGTCGATGCTTTGCGCGGGTCGAAGGCTTTTCCGTAAATATCGTAGCCCAGGCTGACCCCGTCTGCCGTGAAGTACGGGTCGGTAAACGACAGCGAGCCGTTAAGCGTGGTTTTGCTCCTAGAGGCGCGCAGGGCGGCCGACTTGCCCGTACCGAACAGGTTGTCTTGGGAAACGCCTGCGGACATGACCAACCCGGTATCTTGAACCCAACCCGCGCTCAAATCCAGGGAACCGGTGGAACGTTCGGTCAGGCTCATGTTCAAATCGACTTTGTCGGGCGTGTTGGCAAGCGGGACGGTGTCAAACTGGACATTGTCGAAGTAGCCTAAAAGCTCGACACGCTCTTTGGAGCGTTGCAGCTTGGAAGTGTCGTAAGGCGCGGATTCCATTTGGCGCAATTCGCGGCGCACGACTTCGTCGCGGGTTTTGTTGTTGCCTGTGATATGGATTTCGTTGACGTAGATTTTCCGGCCGGGTTCGATGTGCAGTATGAAGTCGACGGTTTTTGTTTCCGCATTGGGCAGCGGTTGGACGCTGATTTCGCTGTAGGCGTAGCCTGCGGAACCCATACGGTTTTGGATGGAGCTCAAAACTTCGGTCATTTGTTGGCGTTCGTACCATTTGCCGGGTTTCATGGTCAGCAGCTTTTCCAATTCGGCTTTGGGTACTTCGTTGGTATCGCCTTCAATGGAGACTTTGCCCCAGCGGAAACGTTCGCCTTCGTGG
This genomic window contains:
- a CDS encoding valine--tRNA ligase; translation: MLDKYSPAEIESKHYQNWESQGYFQPDMDLTKPSFSIQLPPPNVTGTLHMGHAFNQTIMDGLTRYYRMKGCNTAWIPGTDHAGIATQIVVERQLAAQNVSRHDLGREKFLEKVWEWKEVSGGTITQQMRRVGCSADWTREYFTMDDVRAETVTEVFVRLYEQGLIYRGKRLVNWDPVLGTAVSDLEVESVEEQGSMWHIRYPLADNPAEAVIVATTRPETLLGDVAVAVNPEDERYTHLIGKELILPLTGRTIPVIADEYVEKDFGTGCVKITPAHDFNDYEVGKRHDTRLINVFDLEAKVLANAEVFNFKGEAQPGFALPEKYAGLDRFAARKQMVADLQEQGFLVEIKPHTLMTPKGDRTGSVIEPMLTSQWFVAMSATPNGGEPDSEFKGLSLADKAKKAVDSGAVHFIPENWVNTYNQWMNNIQDWCISRQLWWGHQIPAWYDEAGNVYVARNQEEAEKQAGKTGLTREEDVLDTWFSSALVPFSTLGWPSETDELKAFLPSNVLVTGYEIIFFWVARMIMMTTHFTGKVPFKDVYIHGIVRDHEGKKMSKSEGNVIDPVDLIDGIDLDKLLVKRTTGLRKPETAPKVEEATKKLFPEGIPSMGADALRFTMASYASLGRSVNFDFKRAEGYRNFCNKIWNATNFVLMNTENQDCGYGATATEPRGYSFPDMWIIGRLNQTIEQVTQAYETYRFDLAAETLYSFVWNDYCDWYLELAKVQLQTGCASRQRATRHTLLRVLEAALRLLHPIIPFITEELWQTVAPMCDAKTADSIMLARFPEADGGDIVQTAFEQMTVLQDLIGAVRNLRGEMGIQPNVKAPLFVESADDLADYLKYLPMMTRLTEAQQVAALPESEDAPVAVCNGARLMLKVEIDKAAETARLSKEAEKLQKALDKLNAKLSKPGYTEKAPTHLVEKDKADLAELEDKMAKVQTQLAKLKD
- the lpxD gene encoding UDP-3-O-(3-hydroxymyristoyl)glucosamine N-acyltransferase — protein: MSQTTYTLSQITAQLGGKWQGEDISVTAVRPLADAQAEHISFLANPKYKAEVHDSNAGAVIVSAKAADGFEGRNLIIADDPYLYFAKVARLFSPIVKARGGIHPTAVVEESATVPASCEIGANAYIGANTVLGEGCRILANAVVQHDCKLGDEVVLHPNAVVYYGCTLGRRVEIHSGAVIGADGFGLAFAGDSWFKIPQTGAVTLGDDVEIGSNTNIDRGAMSDTTVGNGTKIDNQVQIGHNCKIGSHTVIAAKTGISGSVTIGSYCIIGGGVGTVGHIEIADKTTIGGGTSVTHSITESGKHLAGIFPMSTHKEWARNAVYIHRLSEMNKRLKTLEQQLSDAGQDSK
- a CDS encoding OmpH family outer membrane protein, translated to MTRFTDKLAAVLIGLCCTVGAHAGAIQKIGFINTERIYLESEQARDIQKTLDSEFSARQDELQKLQHEGLQLERQLAGSKLKDAQKAQAEQKWRGMVEAFRKKQAQFEEDYNLRRNEEFAALQQNANRVIVKIAKQEGYDFILQDVIYVNTQYDITDSVIKEMNTH
- the fabZ gene encoding 3-hydroxyacyl-ACP dehydratase FabZ: MDVQLPIEAKDIQKLIPHRYPFLQLDRITAFEPMKTLTAIKNVTMNEPQFQGHFPDLPVMPGVLIIEAMAQACGTLAILSEGGRKENEFFFFAGIDEARFKRQVIPGDQLVFEVELLTSRRGIGKFNAVAKVDGQVAVEAVIMCAKRVV
- the bamA gene encoding outer membrane protein assembly factor BamA, with product MKLKQIASALMVLGISPLAFADFTIQDIRIEGLQRTEPSTVFNYLPVKIGDAYNDGRGGEIIKSLYATGFFDDVRVESADGQLLLTVIERPTIGSLNISGAKILQNDVIKKNLESFGLAQSQYFNQATLNQAVAGLKEEYLGRGKLNIQITPKVTKLSRNRVSIDITIDEGQSAKITDIEFEGNQVYSDRKLMRQMSLTEAGIWTWLTRSNQFNSQKFTQDMEKITDFYQNNGYFDFRILDTDIQTNEDKTKQTIKITVHEGERFRWGKVSIEGDTNEVPKAELEKLLTMKPGKWYERQQMTEVLSSIQNRMGSAGYAYSEISVQPLPNAETKTVDFILHIEPGRKIYVNEIHITGNNKTRDEVVRRELRQMESAPYDTSKLQRSKERVELLGYFDNVQFDTVPLANTPDKVDLNMSLTERSTGSLDLSAGWVQDTGLVMSAGVSQDNLFGTGKSAALRASRSKTTLNGSLSFTDPYFTADGVSLGYDIYGKAFDPRKASTSVKQYKTTTAGGGVRMGIPVTEYDRVNFGLAAEHLTVNTYNKAPKRYADFIKKYGKTNGADGSFKGWLYKGTVGWGRNKTDNALWPTRGYLAGVNAEIALPGSKLQYYSATHNQTWFFPLSKTFTLMLGGEIGYANGYGKTKEIPFFENFYGGGLGSVRGYESGTLGPKVYDEYGDKISYGGNKKANVSAELLFPMPGAKDARTVRLSLFADAGSVWDDKTYTAAESGNNKSVYLENAHKSTFSNELRYSAGGAVTWLSPLGPMKFSYAYPLKKKTEDEIQRFQFQLGTTF
- the lpxA gene encoding acyl-ACP--UDP-N-acetylglucosamine O-acyltransferase; the encoded protein is MPLIHPTAVIDPKAELDSSVKVGAYTVIGPNVQIGANTEIGPHAVINGHTSIGENNRIFQFASLGEIPQDKKYRDEPTKLIIGNGNTIREFTTFNLGTVTGIGETRIGDDNWIMAYCHLAHDCVVGNHTIFANNASLAGHVTIGDYVVLGGYTLVFQFCRIGDYAMTAFAAGVHKDVPPYFMASGYRAEPAGLNSEGMRRNGFTAEQISAVKDVYKTLYHRGIPFEETKADILLRAETQAELAVFRDFFAQSTRGIIR